A genomic region of Planococcus kocurii contains the following coding sequences:
- a CDS encoding YwgA family protein, with translation MLQEHAKIVDFIATAEGVTGRKKLQKMIYIMKKLDIPFQEKYEFHIYGPYSEELTARVEELCDMGFLSEALEDKGSYVQYKYTVTEEGQEFRKVLGTSILENPATAEKLNAKSGRFLELTATLLYFDNLPHQEQIDKLHIVKGKLNFTVEEIEDSFAFIAELSS, from the coding sequence TTGCTCCAAGAACACGCAAAAATTGTGGATTTTATTGCCACTGCAGAAGGTGTAACCGGTCGCAAGAAATTGCAGAAAATGATTTACATTATGAAGAAGTTGGACATTCCGTTTCAGGAAAAATACGAGTTTCATATTTATGGACCGTATTCAGAGGAATTGACTGCTCGTGTAGAGGAGTTATGCGACATGGGATTTTTATCAGAGGCATTGGAGGATAAAGGTTCTTATGTTCAATATAAATATACGGTAACAGAAGAAGGTCAGGAGTTTCGCAAGGTTTTGGGCACCTCTATTTTAGAAAACCCAGCGACTGCTGAAAAACTGAACGCCAAAAGTGGCCGTTTTTTAGAGTTAACCGCAACACTCTTGTATTTCGATAATTTACCCCATCAGGAACAAATTGACAAGCTACACATTGTCAAAGGAAAACTTAACTTTACAGTAGAAGAGATAGAAGATTCTTTTGCCTTTATTGCGGAATTGAGCTCATAA
- a CDS encoding 2-hydroxymuconate tautomerase, with protein sequence MPYVTVKMLEGRTEDQKRALVEKVSEAVSETTGAPIENVTVFIEDMKKTDYGTKGKLFSDQ encoded by the coding sequence ATGCCATACGTTACTGTAAAAATGCTCGAAGGTCGCACAGAAGACCAGAAACGCGCACTTGTTGAAAAGGTATCCGAAGCTGTTTCTGAAACGACAGGCGCACCAATCGAAAACGTAACCGTCTTTATCGAAGACATGAAAAAAACAGATTACGGCACAAAAGGCAAACTCTTTAGCGATCAATAA
- a CDS encoding YwhD family protein: MANEEKPKQKVGFTIIKNDPTDGHKGYGIGSLSLENVSPLFIDVEEQEAFIDIGAMHARSEVERGIKFTTNREDSASGKDYWLVWITIDFNPVGPYYAGVAACEMVVNREKRRGYKILADHVNRMDKSMKRKILVDQMDEPSKRVLADYLESHNAEMWNNSSEQLHQDLGR, encoded by the coding sequence ATGGCGAATGAAGAAAAACCAAAACAAAAAGTAGGATTTACCATTATAAAAAATGATCCAACGGACGGCCATAAAGGTTATGGCATTGGGTCTCTATCTTTGGAGAATGTTTCTCCCTTATTTATTGACGTAGAAGAGCAAGAAGCGTTTATTGATATCGGTGCCATGCATGCCCGCAGTGAAGTAGAGCGCGGCATTAAATTTACAACTAACCGAGAAGATTCGGCAAGTGGCAAAGATTATTGGCTTGTGTGGATCACCATCGATTTTAATCCGGTAGGCCCTTATTACGCCGGAGTTGCAGCGTGTGAAATGGTGGTTAATCGTGAAAAACGAAGAGGCTACAAAATTTTAGCAGATCATGTGAACCGCATGGACAAATCAATGAAACGCAAAATTCTTGTGGACCAAATGGATGAGCCATCAAAACGCGTACTGGCCGACTATTTAGAATCGCATAACGCAGAAATGTGGAACAATAGCTCAGAGCAACTTCATCAAGACTTAGGCAGATGA
- the speE gene encoding spermidine synthase — translation MAGFWYTEKQTENFGITMKINKTLHTEQTAFQYLEMAETAEWGNMLFLDGMVMTSEKDEFVYHEMVAHVPLFTHPNPENVLVVGGGDGGVIREILKHPSVKKATLVDIDGKVIEYSKKFLPSIASGLEDSRVEVIVGDGFMHIAESDNEFDVIMVDSTEPVGPAVNLFSKGFYAGISKALKEDGIFVAQSDNPWFKADLIKQVQSDVKEIFPITSLYLANIPTYPSGLWAFTIGSKKYNPLEVPAERFHEIDTKYYTPELHNAAFVLPKFVKDLTGE, via the coding sequence ATGGCAGGATTTTGGTATACAGAAAAGCAAACAGAAAACTTTGGGATTACGATGAAAATCAATAAAACCCTTCATACAGAACAAACAGCTTTTCAATATCTTGAAATGGCAGAAACAGCAGAGTGGGGCAATATGTTGTTTTTAGATGGCATGGTCATGACTTCTGAAAAAGACGAATTTGTTTATCACGAAATGGTTGCACACGTTCCCTTGTTTACACACCCTAACCCTGAGAACGTTTTAGTCGTTGGCGGCGGTGATGGCGGCGTAATTCGTGAAATTTTAAAGCACCCGTCTGTTAAAAAAGCAACACTTGTCGACATTGATGGAAAAGTAATCGAGTACTCAAAAAAATTCTTGCCGAGTATTGCGTCAGGCTTAGAAGATTCACGTGTGGAAGTTATCGTTGGAGACGGGTTCATGCACATCGCAGAATCAGATAACGAGTTTGACGTGATTATGGTAGATTCAACTGAACCCGTTGGACCAGCTGTAAACTTGTTCTCTAAAGGCTTTTATGCAGGGATTTCAAAAGCCTTGAAAGAAGACGGTATTTTCGTCGCGCAATCGGACAACCCGTGGTTTAAAGCAGATTTAATCAAACAAGTGCAAAGTGATGTAAAAGAAATTTTCCCAATTACTAGTCTTTATTTGGCGAACATTCCAACATACCCAAGTGGTTTGTGGGCCTTCACAATCGGTTCGAAAAAGTACAACCCATTAGAAGTACCAGCAGAACGTTTCCATGAAATCGACACGAAATACTACACGCCAGAGTTACACAACGCTGCGTTTGTTTTACCGAAATTCGTGAAAGATTTGACAGGAGAATAA
- the speB gene encoding agmatinase, whose protein sequence is MRFDETYSGKVFIKSHPNYEESKAVLYGMPMDWTVSYRPGSRFGPNKIREVSIGLEEYSPYLDRELGDVKFFDAGDIPLPFGNPEKSLAEIETYVHTLLADEKIPMGMGGEHLVSLPVMKAVASKYDDLAIIHFDAHTDLRENYEGEEYSHSTPIRKIADHIGPKNVYSFGIRSGMKEEFDWAKENGMHLSKFEVLEPLKEVLPTLEGRNVYVTIDMDVLDPAHAPGTGTVDAGGITSRELLASIHAIAASGVNVVGFDLVELAPVYDHSDQTANTASKLMREMILGWVK, encoded by the coding sequence ATGAGATTTGACGAAACGTATTCAGGAAAAGTATTTATCAAAAGCCACCCGAATTACGAAGAATCCAAAGCGGTTCTTTACGGCATGCCGATGGACTGGACAGTTAGTTACCGTCCGGGTTCTCGTTTTGGTCCGAACAAAATTCGCGAAGTTTCAATTGGACTAGAAGAATATAGCCCGTACCTTGACCGCGAGCTAGGAGACGTTAAGTTTTTTGATGCAGGCGACATTCCGTTACCATTTGGTAATCCGGAAAAAAGCTTAGCGGAAATCGAAACGTATGTACACACTCTTTTAGCGGACGAAAAAATTCCTATGGGCATGGGCGGCGAGCATTTGGTGTCATTGCCCGTAATGAAAGCAGTCGCTAGTAAATACGATGATCTGGCAATTATTCACTTTGATGCACACACAGACCTTCGCGAAAACTACGAAGGCGAAGAATACTCGCATTCGACACCGATACGCAAAATCGCAGATCATATCGGACCGAAGAATGTCTATTCATTTGGTATTCGTTCAGGGATGAAAGAAGAATTCGACTGGGCAAAAGAAAACGGCATGCACCTTTCGAAATTTGAAGTGCTTGAGCCTTTAAAAGAAGTTTTACCAACACTTGAAGGGCGCAATGTGTACGTCACGATTGATATGGACGTACTAGACCCTGCACACGCACCAGGAACCGGAACAGTTGACGCAGGCGGTATCACGTCTCGCGAATTACTAGCTTCTATCCATGCAATCGCAGCATCAGGTGTCAATGTCGTCGGTTTTGACCTTGTAGAACTAGCGCCCGTGTACGATCATTCCGACCAAACAGCGAACACAGCAAGCAAATTAATGCGCGAAATGATTTTAGGTTGGGTGAAATAA
- a CDS encoding antibiotic biosynthesis monooxygenase family protein yields MKLYKWTGPQDQVEQIKADQPNANMTQLQNEKEAVVLYEAGDGTTLRNAEAYEVLNAVGHIEDGGYAVFNNIPVTDEGRDLFESRFQNRAGMVEKEPGFAAIRVLRPLYSDTYTILTLWKDEKSFKDWQESQAYGHAHAKRGTKEGIDKRPNIFPRPSFVTTYTK; encoded by the coding sequence ATGAAATTGTATAAATGGACGGGGCCACAAGATCAAGTCGAACAAATTAAGGCAGACCAACCAAATGCGAACATGACCCAGTTACAGAATGAGAAAGAAGCTGTTGTGCTTTACGAGGCAGGAGACGGGACAACTTTACGCAACGCAGAAGCGTATGAAGTGTTAAACGCTGTGGGCCATATTGAGGACGGCGGCTACGCGGTTTTTAACAATATTCCGGTAACAGATGAAGGTCGCGATCTTTTTGAATCGCGTTTTCAAAACAGAGCTGGAATGGTAGAAAAAGAACCTGGCTTTGCAGCAATACGTGTACTGCGTCCGCTCTATTCGGATACTTATACTATTTTAACTTTATGGAAAGACGAGAAATCGTTTAAAGATTGGCAAGAGTCACAAGCATATGGTCATGCACATGCAAAACGTGGTACAAAAGAAGGGATAGACAAACGACCAAATATTTTTCCGCGACCTTCTTTTGTCACTACCTATAC